Genomic DNA from Halobaculum sp. CBA1158:
GCGCGGTAAACGAATTACGGTTGCCGGCGGGGCGATGGCCCGACTGGTGTCCCCGAGTGTCGCCCGCCGGTCACGACGCGAGCAGAACCAGGGGTTGGTCGCCGTCGTCGGACTCCTCGACCTCGACGAGACCGTCGGCGGCGAGGTCGGAAAGGAGACCACGCAGCCACTCTCGCCCGTGCTCCCCATCAGGAGTGTAATCCACTCGGATCCGATGACCGAGCGTGTCCAGGTCCATCTCGTCGTGTTCTCCGAGGAGTCGAACGATCCGTCCGCGGAACTGGCGACGACTCCCCTCGAAGCTCGGTTGTGTCGGAACGTCGGGTGCCGTGAAGTCACCGGTCTGGTAGGCGTGACACCACTCGCGCCACGGGCACCCTTCCTCGTCACACCGCGGGTTCTTTCCGCAGGCGACGCCGCCCAGTTCCATGATCGCGTTGTTCCAGACCCGGGACTCCCCGTCCGGCATGAGCGCCGACGCCGCCCGTTCGAACGCCGAGTCGTCGTCGGGAACGCCGAACGCGCGGTACAGCACCCGCTTGACGTTCGTGTCGACCACGGCGTCGCCGTTGTCGAACGCGAACGACGCGACCGCGTTGGCGGTGTACGGTCCGACGCCCATCAGCTCCTGCAGTTCGTCGGGCTCCTCGGGGAACTCCCCCCCGTACTCCTCGACGACCTGCGTGGCCGCCTCGTGGAGGTACGTCGCGCGGTTGTTGTAGCCGAGGGAGTGGTCCGACCAGAACGCCACCACCTCGCCGCGGTCGGTGGCTGCCAGATCCGACACCTCCGGCCAGCGCTCGAGGAAGTCTGCGTACGCCTCCTCGACCCGAGACAGCTGGGTCTGCTGGCTCATCACCTCCGAGACGAGGATCCGATAGGCGTCGTCGGTTCGCCGCCACGGGAACTCGCGGTGGTCGGCCTCGTACCACTCGATCAGCGCCTCCCGCACCGCCTCGCGGTCGTCGTCGGGGAGGTGTTCGCTCATTGGAGATGGCTGTCCCCGGGCGCGGAAGGTGCTGACGGTTCCCCACGGCGACTGCGTCGCCGGCGCGGTTGCCGCCGGTCGCGTCGCGGATACGTCGCTGTCGCGGTCGCCGTCGCCGTCGTCGTCGCTGTCGCGGTCGCCGTCGCCGTCGTCGTCGCTGTCGCGGTCGCCGTCGTCGTCGCTGTCGCGGGACGGAGCGTAACGGGTATCCGGCGGCCGCCGCTTGCATCGGCCATGAGCCTCGACGACCTCGACGCCGCGATCACCGAAGAGTACGGCGACCTCGACGACGAGGTCGGCGTCGACCTCGATCGCGAGACGAAACACGAACTCGCCCTCCTGGCGGCGGCGCTGGGCACCGACCGCGACGAACTCGTGCGCCGCGGGATCCACGCGCTGTTCCGGCGGACCCTCGACACCGGCGACCTCGATTTCCACCTCAGGCAGGCGTTCGACGTGACGTACGACGAGTACCTGTCGGGGATGACGTACGACGAGATGACCGGCGGCGCTGGCGGCGCGGGCGGGGGCGGCGGCTACCCCGAGCGAAACGACGAGCGTCGCTACCAGCAGTAACCGTTCGGATCGCGTCGCCGACGCGGTTCAGTTCACGTCGCCGACGGCCTCGATCAACAGTTCGGCACCCATCGCGATCTCCCGTTCAGTCACGTCCAGCGGCGGGAGAACGCGGATCACCGTCGACCCGCACGCGAGCGTGAGCAGGCCGCGCTTCAGCGCGGCTTCCTGCACCCCGTCTCGCAGGTCCCCCGACTCGAACTCGACGGCGAGCATCAGCCCCTCCCCGCGCACGTCCGTCACGCCCGAGAGGTCGGCGTCGCGGACGGTCTCTTTGAACTGCTCGCCGCGGACGACCGCGTTCTCTAACAGGTCGTACTCATCGATAGCGCGCAGAGTGAACACGCCCTGCGCGGAGGCGACGACGTCGCCCGCGCCCCACGTCGAGGAGAGACGCGCGCGCTCCTCGGGGAAGGTGTCCTCGTTCGCGATGGTCGCGCCCACGCGCATCCCCTTCGCGCCGGTGATCACGTCCGGCTCGACGGGGTAGTGATCCGAGCCCCACCACTCGCCCGTGCGGCCCATCCCCGACTGGATCTCGTCGGCGACGAGTGGCACGTCGTGGGCCGTCGCGAGGTCGGCGACCTCCTCCATGAACGCCTCCGACGGGAAGCGGTAGCCGCCCTCGCCCTGGATCGGCTCCATGATGATGTACGAGAGCTCGTCGGGGTCGACGTGGCCGGTCTTCGGGTGGAGTTTCTCCCGGAGGACCGAGGTGTCGCCGTCGTCGACGAAGAAGCCGCACGAGCACGTCTCCGGCGAGCAGCCGCGGTCGTCACAGAACGGCACGTCGTGGACGCCAGACATCTCGGGGAACTCCCGACGGTAGACCGACTTCGAGCGATTCAGCGAGAGCGCCCCGAGCGTCCGGCCGTGGAACGCCCCCTCGAAGGTGACGCCGTACGTCCCGCCGCCGGAGGCGTCATAGCAGACCTTGATCGCGTTCTCGACGGCCTCGGCACCCGAGTTCGACAGGAACACGGTGTCCAGTCCGTAGTGCCCGGTCCGCTCGACGAGTTCGTGCATCAGGTCGGCGGGGCCGGGGATCGTCGACTCGCCCGGGTCGGAGCCGTCGGAGACGTAGAAGTCCTGGCCGGCGATCTTCGTCGGGTCGACGAGGTCGAACTCGGCCATCGGCTCGGTGATCTTGGGGTTGTTGTACCCCAGCGGCGCGGCGGCGACGTGGGACGTGAAATCCAGCAGGACGTTGCCGTCGACGTCGGTGCAGAACGGGCCCGCCGATTCGGCCGTGATGTCCCAGACGAAGTCGTACACGTACGTGCTCGTCGCGGCCACCTCGCGGTGGTACGCCGCCCACTCTCGGGCGCGTTCGCCGGGCATCGACCCGACCCGAACCTCGGCGGTGTCTCGGTCCATACCGAGAGTTGGAACACGTGGAAATAAAACCGCCGCAGACTGAGAACGGTTCGAACATTCGGTCCGATGTTGTGTCTGGTACAACTCTTTCGACGGACGACCAGTCCGTGTCGGGTTTTCGGCGTCGCGAACGCGGTCCGATCACGCCCGGCCGCGGCGACCGCGTTCGCGACGCACGAGATCACAGCATCGCCGCCGCGACCGCGACCGCGCCCGAGACGCCCAGCAACGCGATGCTCCAGGCGACCACCCGCCGCCTGAACGCCCGCGGACCGGCGAGCGCGAGTCCCGTCTTGACCGCGACGCTGGAGCCGGTCGCCAGCATCACCGCCAGGGCCGCCTCGGCGGCGGTGACTGTGCCGCCGCGGTACAAAAGCACCGCCGAGGTCGTCGCGCCCGCCGAGGAGACCAGCCCCGAAACGACCGCCGAGGCGTACAGCCCGGCCGTGCCGAACTGGCCCTCCGCGAGCGTGCTCCCCGCGAGGATGAGGAGGAACACAGCGCCGAACGCCAGCGCGTTTCGCAGCGAGAACGGCGACTCGATCTCGACGGGGACCGGCTCGCGCCAGTCGGCGGTGACGGCGGCCACGGCGATCGCGCCGATCGCGAGCGCCGTCAACGGGGCGACGACAGCGCCCAGCACCGGCGCGCCCCCGCCGACGGTGAACGCGACGGCGATTCCGAGGTTCCGCAGGGCCATCGCCGCGTTCGCCAGCAGAACGCCCGCGACCGCATAGGAGACGGCCTCCGCGCGGTCGCTCGCGTGGTCGAGCATCGTACCGACGACGGCCGTCGAGGAGGCGAGCCCGCCGAAGAAGCCGGTGACGGCGACTCCCCGGCCGCCGTAGGTGCGGACCAGCGCGTAGTTCGCGATGCCGATGCCGGCGACGGTGACGACCATCAGCCACGCGACCCGCGGTTCCAGGGGAACCCCGAGGACGGTCCGTTCGCCCGCCGGGAGCAGCGGGTAGACGACGAACGCCAGCACTGCGAACTCCGTCATCGAACGCAGTTCCGTCCGCGAGAGGTCGCCGGCAAACGTGTGTAGCTCCCGCTTCAACACCAACAGCGCCGACGACAGCACCGCGACGGTCACGCCCTCCAGCACGTAGCCCGCGGCCACGAGCGCGCCGACGCCGTAGGCCGCCAACAGCGACATCGACGTGGTGAGCGACAGGGAGTTCCCGTCGCCCGTTTGGAGTCCACGAACCGCGAGCAGCGTCCCCTGAACGATCACCAGCAGGCCACCGACCGCTAGCAGCCACGCTCCCACGGTCGCGTCCGTCGCCAGCAGCGTGAACACCGCGCCCACGAGGCTGGTGAGCGAGAACGTCCGGATCCCGGCGGACTTCTCCGACCACTCGCGCTCCAGCCCCAGAAACAGCCCCAGCGCCGCCGCCAGCGCCAGCCGTACCACCGGAATCGCCGTCGGATCCGTCACAAACTGGGTCGCGCCGCCCGTGCTCATCGGGGTCTATATCACTACATACCGATATATAGTTCTTCGGTCGAGCGACGACGCCACCGCGGCACGCCGTCGTCGATCCGCGGTACTGCTCGTCCCGGCGACGATCCGCGACACGCTTTAGTCGGTTCGCGAGGCGCACACGGTATGGTCCTCTCGGAGGTCGACTGGTCGCGGACGGCGTGGTGGGGAATCGCCGCCGCGCTGACGGCCGCGCTGGTCTACGTCGTCCACTCGTTCGTCGGCACGTTCGTCTTCGGGGTGTTCATCTACTACGCCGCCCGGCCCGTGTACGTGCGGATCCGACGGCGGGTCCCCCAGGAGAGCGTCGCGGCCGCCATCGCCATCTTCGCGCTGGCGCTGCCGGTGTTGCTGGTGGGGGGGTACGCGCTGCTCATCGTCGTCAACCAGGTGCAGGATCTGGTGGGCAACGGCTACCTCGACCAGATCCCCCTCGGTCAGATCCCGCTCGATCAGGACACGCTCGATCTGATCGCCGACCCCGCGACGCTCGCGGCGACCGACTGGACGCAGTACGTCACGGTCGACACCGTCACGGGGATCACCGACTCGCTGTCGGGGGCGGTCGACACGATCGCGTTCCTCGGCACCGGCGCGGTCCACCTGTTCGTCATGCTCGCGCTCGCGTTCTATCTCCTCCGGGACGGCGGCCGCCTCGCCAGCTATCTCGTCCGCTTCACCGACCAGCAGGGCGTGCTCGAGACGTACGGCAGGGCGATCGACCGCGATTTCACCTCCATCTTCTTCGGGAACATCCTCAACGCGATCCTCACCGGGACCATCGGCGTCATCGTCTACTCGCTGCTCAACGTGGTTGCGCCTCCCGGTGGCTCGATCCCCGCGGCCGCGCTCGTCGGCCTGCTCGCGGGCGCAGCGAGCCTGATCCCGATCGTCGGCATGAAGTTGGTGTACGTCCCGGTCGCGGCGTTCCTCGCGGTCCGTGCGGTCGTGACCGACGCGACCGGGACGCTGTGGTTCGTCGGCGTTTTCGTGCTCGCGTCGTTCGTCGTCGTCGACACCATCCCCGACCTCGTCCTCCGGCCGTACGTCTCCGGGCGCTCGCTGCACGTCGGGGCGGTGATGCTCGCGTACACGCTCGGGCCGCTGCTGTTCGGCTGGTACGGGATCTTCCTGATGCCGATCCTGCTCGTGCTCGTGGTTCACTTCGCCCGGATCGTCCTCCCGGAGCTGCTGGCCGGCGAGCCGCTTCGGCCGTACGCGGTCGATCCGTCACATTTCACCGACGAGGGGCCGTTCGTCTACGGGCCGCCGGAGCCGGGACCGGACCCTCCCGCGGAGGGCGACACCGAGGCGGAGTGACCCGCGAGCGACGCGGCGGGGACCGCGCGCATCGGCGCGCCGCCGGTCGGCTCACCACGCACCGCCTCACTCGATGTCGACGTACTCCGACTCCCAGTCGCGTCGCGCCTCGATCTCGCGTCGTCCGCGGCGCGTGAGGGTGTAGTAGTTCGTCCGTCGGTCGCGCTGGCCCTTCTCGACGAGGCCCTTGTCGACGAGCGTGTCGAGGTTCGGGTACAGTCGCCCGTGGTGGATCTCCTTCTCGTAGTACTCCTCCAGTTCCTCCTTGATCGCCAGCCCGTGCGGCTCGTCCTGTCCCGCGATGACGTACAGCAAGTCTCGCTGGAACCCCGTCAGGTCGTACATCGGTAATGTCCGTCTCCGTGTTATTCTGGATGATCAATAAACATACCGACGTGTGAATACCGGCGGCCTTGCGGTCGCTCACGGGTATTTGAGCCATCTGACCGCGATCGGATCTCACTTCGAGTATTGGACACGTCGACGTTCGTGTCAGGGTCTCCGTCCATCCGTTTCCCTCCGATCACGGGACGGCTTTTGGCCGCACGCGACGTGTGTTCCCCTTGGCCGAGGAAGTCCTGTTCAGATCTGAGACGACCCAGGACCGATTCGAGTGACGGGGGACGGGTCGCGTGGCCGCCGCTGACAGTCGTACGGGCGCGGCGTCGAGAACGAAAGGGGGCGCGCCGCGGAAAACACCCGCGGCGCGCCGCCCGAATCGGTCCCCGCTGACGCTTCGGCCCTCCAGACGAAGCGTCACCGTGACTTACCTCGGGATCGGAAATAAAGCTACCGGGGATCGGAACGACCCTACATGTGCTCCTCCTCCAACGCCCAGCCGAGCGCCCGCTTGTAGTGGGTGAACAGTTCGCGGACGCCCTCGTGTCGCATCTCCTCGGAGTCGAGCTGTTCGGCGAGGTACTCGTACTGCTCTCTGATCTCGGCTTCGTCGCGCACGGTCACCGTTGGAGGGGACGCGACTTAGAAGGTGGCCGACCGAGCGATCGCGCGCCGACGGGGGTGACGCGTCGGCGACGCGGCGTCCGCGTGTCGTCGACGTGGCGGTCGGACGGCGTTCAGGCGTCGCCTTCGCCGTCGGTCTGCCGGTCGACGAAGTCGTCGTAGGTGTCCTGATCCACGACGACGACGTTGAAGTACATGTTCGAGTGGGCGACCCCGCAGTACTCAGCACAGTAGCCCTGGTAGACACCCGTCTCCTGGGCGGTCGTCTTGATCGTGTTCTCCTGGCCGGGAATCGCGTCCTGCTTGAGGCCGAGATCGGGCACGTGGAGCGCGTGGATCACGTCGTCGGAGGTGACGGTGAAGAACAGCTCCTGTCCCTGCGGGACGACGATGACCGGCCCCTCAAGCCCCTCCGCCTGCGGGATGGCCTCGGTGTCGAGGTCGCCGGCGGTCAACTCGGTGATGTTCGACGTCTCGTAGTTCATCCGCCAGTTCCACTGGTAGGCGACCGTCTCGACGTGCACGTCGCCCTCGGCGGGTTCGATATCGTCGGTGCCGCCGGTGTAGGTGACCGACGGGTCCGCGAGCACGCCGTAGGAGGCCGCGCCCACGAACAGGAGGACGATCGCGGTCGCGACCGTCCAGGTGATCTCCAGGCGACGATTCTCCTTGGTCGGCTTTGGATCGTCGCTGTCCTTGAACTTCAGGACCGTGTAGATGAGGATGACCTCGACGAGGATCGTGATCGGAATCGCGACGTACAGCAGGTTCTCGTTCAGGCCGTTGATGAGCCCCGCCGTCGTCGACGATTGGGCCGCCGCCGGGGTCGCGAGCAGCGCCACCCCGACGAGCGCCGCCGCCAGACTCCCCAGTCGCGTACGCGTCATTACATACGCGGTTGGCGCAGGCCACGTAAATACCTACTGTTGTCGCGCCAACCACCCGACGCCGACGCCGTTTTGCGGGCCGGCCGCCGCGGGATTGCGCGGCCGTTCGGGCCGCCGTGAACCGCCCACTCGACCCGGAAAGCGTCGGGTTGATATGCGGCCGGTCGCTAGTGCGCGTAGTGACTTCGAAGCGGTTCCCGGCCCTGCTCGCGGCGAGCGCGATGGGCGTGTACCTCCTGCTCGTCGTCGGCGCGACCTCGTCGATCACCGACGCGGCGGGGGCGTGTGCGGCCTGGCCGGCCTGCGGCGACGGCCTCTCGCTGCCGGCGACCGGTCCCGGCTGGGTTGCCCTCGGCCACCGCACGGTCGCGTTCGTCGTCGGCCTGCTCGTGCTCGTGACGGGGCTCGTCGCCTGGCGTTCGCGACCCGACAGGCGGGTCCGCGCGGCGCTCGCGACCGCGTTCCTGCTGTACCCCGTCGAGTCCCTGTTGGGGGCGTACGTCGCGACCAGGGGAACGGGCGCGGTCGCGACGGTCGCCGGCGTCGCCGTCGGGGTGTCGACGCTGCACCTCGTCGGCGGGCTCGCGGTGTTCGCGGGCCTGTTGGCGGCGCTGGCGTGGGAGTTGGAGGCGACGACGGGCGACCCGGACGACGAGCCGAGCGTCGCCTCGACCGGGCCGGACCCGGCGACCGAACCGGTCGACGCGGGCGACCGCCTCCGGCACGCTGTGCCCGCCTGGGGCGACGAACCGCTCCGGCGCGGACGCATGGTCGCGGGAGCGTACCTCCGGCTGATGAAGCCGCGGCTCATGTGGCTGCTGTGTCTCGTCGCGGGGGCGGCGATGGCGCTGGCGGGCGGACCGGGGCTCACGGTCCCGGTCGTCGCGGCGACGCTCGCCGGCGGCGCGCTCTCGATCGGGGCGTCCGGAACGTTCAACCACGTGTTCGAGCGCGACGTGGACCGCCGGATGCGACGCACCAGCGACCGCCCGCTCGCCGTCGATCTGGTGTCGGTGCGCAGCGCCGTCGCGTTCGGCCTGCTGCTCACCGTCGTCTCCGTCGGGCTGTTCGCGTGGGTGAACCTCCTGGCGGCGCTGCTCGGTCTCGTCGCGATCGTGTTCTACTCGGTCGTGTACACGCTCGTGCTGAAGCCGAACACCGTCCAGAACACCGTCATCGGCGGCGCGGCCGGCGCGCTCCCGGCGCTCATCGGCTGGGCGGCCGTCACCGGCGAGGTGGGGGTGGGCGGGGTCGCGCTGGCGACGCTCATCTTCCTGTGGACGCCCGCGCACTTCTACAACCTCGCGCTGGCGTACAAGGACGACTACGAACGCGGCGGCTTCCCCATGATGCCGGTGGTGCGGGGCGAGACGGCAACCCGACGCCACATCGTCTGGTACTTCGGCGCGACGCTCGCGGTCGCCGCGGCGATGGTCGGACTGGGACGCCTCGACTGGCTGTTCGCGCTCGCGGGCGTCGTCGTCGGCTCGGCGTTCCTGTGGGCGATCGTCCGCCTCCACTACGAGCGCGACGAGTCGGCGGCCTTCCGCGCGTTCCACGCCTCGAACGCCTACCTCGGCGTCGTCCTCCTGGCGGTCGTCGTCGACGCCCTTGCGGTGTGAGATGAGCGCGCGCACCCTCTCGCTGTCGGCCGGTCCGGTCGCCGTCTCCGTCTCCCGACGCGAACTGCAGGTCGCGACGCTCGTCGTCAACGTCGAACTCCTCGCGGTGCTCGCGTACTTCGCGCTCACGAACGCGTCGCTCTCCTCGCCGCTGTTCACGCTGTACGGCCTCCTGTGGGTGAACCTCGCGCTGGTCGTGTTCGCCCGCTACCGACCGGCGGCTGCCGGTCGCCGAACCCGTCGCCGGGCGCTCGCGGTCGTCGCCGGCTATCTCGCGTTGCTCGCCGTCCTCGGCGGCGTCGTCGGCGTCGCGCCGCCGCGGACGACGCCGGGCGTGGAACTGGCGCTGCTTCCGCCGGGATGGGGGCCGGCGCTCGTCGTCAACGTCGGCGTCGCCGCCGCCGTGTTGATGCCCGCGAAGGTGCTGGGTTACCTCGCGCTGGCGTACCTCCTGTACGGCGCGCTCGTCGACGCGGCGGGCGCGGGGATCGCCGGCGTGCTCGGACTGTTCTCGTGCGTCTCGTGTTCGCTCCCGCTGCTCGCGGGGGCGGTCGCGGCGATCGCTGGCGGTGGCGGGTTCGTCGCCTCCGCGGCCGCCGGCCTCGGCTACGGCCCCTCGACGCTGGTGTTCGCCGTGACCGTCGCGCTGCTGTGGTGGCGACCGGGGATCGATCTATTCGGATAGCGGACCGCCAATAAATAACTTTCCACGATTACTTCTGACTCGGATACAACCGTCGAGGGTTATTACTCCGGGGTCCGTGACCCATGTATGGGTCGTCTCCCCCTCCCGCGGTCGCCGCTCCAGCACCGGAAGCGAGCGATCGTCAAGACGCTCTGCTACCGGGCGCTGATGGTAGCGATCACCGTGATCGTCGCGTGGATGGTCGTCGGCGACGTGAGCGACGCCGTGAACATCGGCTTGGTCGCGAACGTGGTGAAGACGGCGACGTACTACACCTACGAGCGCGTGTGGGACCGGATCTCCTGGGGCGTGACCGACACGGCCTGAAGGAGCCGTTGGACGTCTGTCTCGGAAACCCCGCTGGTGTCGTCTTGGAGGAGATTCCGAAACAGATCCGAGAGCGCCCGGACCGTGCGACGTGGGAGAACGCGAAGAAGATCGTGAAGGCGATTCCGAACCCGCGGAACAAGGCGGTCGTTGTGTTGCTAGCGAAGACCGGGTGTCGGTTGGAGGAGGCGCCAGAGATCAAGATGGACGACCTGATGCTCGACGAAGGATTCATTCGACTGCGTGAGCCGAAAGGTGGGAAGCAGACAGGAGTGCCGATTGGCCGGGAGGCCTCTGTTGAAATCCTCAGAGAGGTACATTTCCGATTTGTGCGATCAAGAGTTACGAAGGGAGCAGGAGCATCATCTGTAATGTATCCCTCCTCTCTCAAAATCTGAGTGAACCGGGTCTGAATCCGCCGTAGACTCTCTTCTGTCGGTTCTACAGCGAGGAAGTACTTTGCTTTGGCTCTGTTGAAATCCTATTTTTCGACACCTTCCTATCAGAATAGTCTTTATGCAGGTGTGGGACTTCTCGTTAGAGAAATCACCAGTTTCGATAGATAATTATTCGAGCGTGCTGGATACAACAGCGCGAGTCGGTCAAAGGGTTAATTGAGTAGGGTCGGCTCCAGACCGAAGGAGCTATGTATATTTAGGTGAGCCTAAAAGTTATGTCCGAAGATAGCGGTGAACATGAGGCACCGACGCGACGTGACTACATGAAGTACGGCGGGGCAGTCATCGGCGGTGGGCTATTGGCTGGCTGTACCGGGGATAGCGGGTCCGGGTCAACGGACACGAGCACGGTGACAGAGACAGCCACCGAGACCGCGACTGAGACGGCGACGTCGACCGAATCGGAACCCTATACGGTGAGTATTCCTCCGATTGGTGATGTAGAGTTCGACTCAATTCCACAGTCATACGCTTCGATGCGTTCCTTTCACGGTGAGATGGGCATCGCACTTGGTCAGGCAAACAAGTTCCAGGCTGTATCCAGCCCGGATCAGCTCCCCTTCTGGATGTACGACGAGTTGGGTGTCGAAGTACCCAGCGCAGATGACCTCGAAGCTATCCCAAGCCTTGAGAACTACAGCTTTGATGAAGAATGGTTCTACGAGGCCGATCTCGATGTCCATCTAATGGACCCAATCAGTGCGGCCTGGGCATTCGAGAGTGTTGACTGGGAACGGGTTGCAGAAGAGGTCGGGCCGTTCTTCGGTCATTATGCGCGGCGACGGATGGGCGCTACCCGCGACTATCCTTTCCTTAGCCTTTACGAGATTTTCGGGAAGGTGGCGGACGTGTTCAAGCAGCGTGAGCGCTTCGAGGCGTTCAGGTCGTTCCACGACGAGTACATCGGACGCATCCAATCGGAACTTCCCCCGCAGTCGGAGCGCCCCGAGATAGCTCTTGCCGCCTTCGGTCAGGGGTCGTTCTACGTCTTCCACGTAGACGAAGGAACCGGCAAGAAGCAGTACACTGATCTCGGGATTGGGAACGCGATGAGCGATGCGGTGCCGGACGACACCCATCTCGCTGAGGTCGATTACGAGACTATGCTTGAATTCGATCCCGAAATCATCGTCGTTCACAACGCGATCCTCTCGTATACTTCTCGTGAGGCCTTCGAGGAGAAAGTCATTGCAAAGATACAGGAGGACCCAGTTGGAGGTGAATTGTCCGCCGTTAAAAACGATCAGGTGTACATGGGAGGTAACAATTCGCAGGGGCCGATCACGAACCTGTTCCAGACGGAAGCGGCGGCGAAACAGTTGTTCCCTGAGCAGTTCGGCGAGTTCCCCGGGTGGGGGAACGTCAGTGGAGACGAACGGCTGTTTGACCGCCAGCGGGTCGCAGACATCATCAACGGCGACATCTGACCATGTCCACCACCGAAACCGAGTCGGCACACGACTACGACCACGACATCGTCATCGTCGGTGGGGGGCCGGCGGGTTGCTCAGCAGGTGTGTTCACGGCCCGGTACGGGCTTGACACGATCATCTTCGACCGCGGACGCTCGTCCATCCAACGGTGTGCCCACCTCGAAAACTACCTCGGGTTCCCCGCGGGCATCGACATCGAAATGTTCTATGAACTGATGCACGAACACGCCGAGACCGCGGGCTGTGAGATCGTCCCGGATCTCGTCGACTCCGTCGAACAAGCTGACGACGAAGAAGGATTTGTCGTCACACCTCAGGAGGGGGAGGCCGTCACCGCCCGGCGAGTGATCGCGGCGACACGG
This window encodes:
- a CDS encoding ABC transporter substrate-binding protein: MSEDSGEHEAPTRRDYMKYGGAVIGGGLLAGCTGDSGSGSTDTSTVTETATETATETATSTESEPYTVSIPPIGDVEFDSIPQSYASMRSFHGEMGIALGQANKFQAVSSPDQLPFWMYDELGVEVPSADDLEAIPSLENYSFDEEWFYEADLDVHLMDPISAAWAFESVDWERVAEEVGPFFGHYARRRMGATRDYPFLSLYEIFGKVADVFKQRERFEAFRSFHDEYIGRIQSELPPQSERPEIALAAFGQGSFYVFHVDEGTGKKQYTDLGIGNAMSDAVPDDTHLAEVDYETMLEFDPEIIVVHNAILSYTSREAFEEKVIAKIQEDPVGGELSAVKNDQVYMGGNNSQGPITNLFQTEAAAKQLFPEQFGEFPGWGNVSGDERLFDRQRVADIINGDI